In Pseudomonas sp. Leaf58, one DNA window encodes the following:
- a CDS encoding FimV/HubP family polar landmark protein: MLRIRKLVLAMAAASALSSGMANALGLGELTLKSAQNQPLDAEIELLDVRDLTAAEVAPSLAPPEEFSKAGVAFPTYLEDLTFTPVINPNGKSVLRVTSSQPLPGSVVKFLVQVMWPQGRLLRDYSVLLDQAQAQGDKPAAGNVAPAVTGASSYTTQRRDTLWQIAARNTQGGSIQQTMIAIQALNPDAFIGNNINQLKVGQVLRLPDQQQVQSIAQGEANSEVAEQYAAWREGRRLGPRARQLDATRRGAAEATPARIAQGDNLRLVSPGSRAGAGQGKALNDKLAVAQESLDTSRRDNEELQSRMADLQSQLDKLQRLIELKNNQLARLEAQGVTVPAPAADAPVEEQPAPVADAAPAAAAEAGPADKAAPVGEPRSAVDDIMGNPLLLGLIAGSAFLVLLLLLLLLARKRKAQQEAEKHLRMARALEEEQGADFDIDRESLDGVDVSAPSVTLSPAVVAASAAAAAAADKPAVAEPELQADPHATLLAEVEQSLAEGRLNHAADLLEPAVAAAPERDDLRLKLMDVYARQGDQSAFGEQERKLPATEQNTAEVSGLKARYPAMLGLAAAGLGAAALAAEMDEQYVQELLLDQPEAPVVADVVAEQAPELEPDALAEPELVASAEPEAAVEPETEVDAFADVPTLDAPDLDSAFDLALGEDLPEEDPLAAPSLDEPLAQEPVLDEPVLQQPVLDEPALEEVQPEEAPFALDAELQADADFEAMLAQAEPQPAVDLSDFDLDVSEPVTPAAPDAVAEAPVDVAAELAAFDSEPAFDPLSEFDLPSDFDLSLSLEDDSPAAKSFASELNDVNAELDKLSQNLESPSLEPHFTTEDAVAQPEPEPLDDLDFDFFSGSDEVATKLDLARAYIDMGDNQGARDILDEVVKDGDNNQRQEAEDMLSRLV; this comes from the coding sequence ATGCTTCGAATTCGCAAACTGGTTCTGGCCATGGCTGCAGCCTCCGCGCTGTCGTCGGGCATGGCGAATGCCTTGGGTTTGGGGGAGCTGACCCTTAAGTCGGCACAGAATCAGCCACTGGACGCTGAGATCGAACTGCTCGACGTGCGCGACCTCACCGCCGCCGAAGTGGCGCCGAGCCTGGCGCCGCCGGAAGAGTTCAGCAAGGCCGGGGTGGCGTTCCCGACGTACCTCGAAGACCTCACCTTTACGCCGGTGATCAACCCCAACGGCAAGAGCGTGTTACGGGTTACCTCCAGCCAGCCGCTGCCGGGCTCGGTGGTGAAGTTCCTGGTTCAGGTGATGTGGCCGCAGGGCCGCTTGCTGCGCGACTACAGCGTGCTGCTCGACCAGGCCCAGGCCCAAGGCGACAAGCCGGCGGCGGGCAATGTCGCACCGGCGGTAACCGGGGCCAGCAGCTACACCACCCAGCGTCGTGACACCTTGTGGCAGATTGCCGCGCGCAACACCCAAGGGGGGTCGATCCAGCAGACCATGATCGCGATCCAGGCGCTGAACCCGGACGCCTTCATTGGCAACAACATCAACCAGCTGAAGGTTGGCCAGGTATTGCGCCTGCCCGACCAGCAGCAGGTCCAGAGCATCGCCCAAGGCGAGGCCAACAGCGAAGTGGCCGAGCAGTACGCCGCCTGGCGTGAAGGCCGACGCCTGGGGCCACGTGCCCGTCAGTTGGATGCCACCCGCCGCGGGGCCGCCGAGGCAACCCCGGCGCGCATCGCCCAGGGCGACAACCTGCGCCTGGTCAGCCCGGGCAGCCGGGCAGGTGCCGGCCAGGGCAAGGCGCTCAACGACAAGCTGGCTGTGGCCCAGGAAAGCCTGGACACCAGTCGGCGCGACAACGAAGAGCTGCAGAGCCGCATGGCCGACCTGCAAAGCCAGCTGGACAAATTGCAGCGCTTGATCGAGCTGAAAAACAACCAGCTGGCGCGTCTTGAAGCCCAGGGCGTAACCGTGCCGGCGCCCGCGGCGGATGCCCCGGTGGAAGAGCAACCAGCGCCTGTCGCCGATGCCGCACCTGCCGCCGCAGCTGAAGCCGGGCCTGCTGACAAGGCTGCGCCTGTGGGCGAGCCGCGCAGTGCCGTTGACGACATCATGGGCAACCCGTTGTTGCTTGGTTTGATTGCCGGTAGCGCGTTCCTCGTGCTGCTGCTTCTGCTGTTGCTGCTGGCGCGCAAGCGCAAGGCCCAGCAAGAAGCGGAGAAGCACCTGCGCATGGCGCGCGCGCTGGAGGAAGAGCAGGGCGCAGATTTTGATATCGACCGTGAGAGCCTCGATGGTGTTGATGTTTCGGCGCCGAGCGTGACCCTGTCGCCAGCTGTGGTGGCCGCCTCGGCCGCCGCCGCCGCTGCCGCAGACAAACCAGCAGTCGCCGAACCCGAGTTGCAGGCAGATCCGCACGCCACGCTGCTGGCGGAAGTCGAGCAAAGCCTGGCCGAAGGCCGCCTGAACCATGCCGCCGACCTGCTGGAGCCCGCCGTGGCTGCCGCGCCGGAGCGTGACGATCTGCGCCTGAAGCTGATGGACGTGTATGCCCGCCAGGGTGACCAGAGCGCCTTCGGTGAGCAGGAGCGCAAGTTGCCGGCCACCGAGCAGAACACCGCTGAAGTCTCTGGGTTGAAGGCGCGCTACCCGGCCATGCTGGGCCTGGCGGCTGCCGGCCTGGGTGCCGCAGCGCTGGCGGCCGAAATGGATGAGCAGTACGTTCAGGAACTGCTGCTGGATCAGCCTGAGGCGCCGGTGGTTGCCGACGTGGTGGCTGAGCAAGCGCCGGAACTCGAACCTGATGCACTGGCAGAACCTGAGCTGGTCGCGTCGGCGGAGCCTGAGGCAGCGGTCGAGCCTGAAACCGAGGTCGATGCTTTCGCTGATGTGCCGACCCTCGACGCACCGGATTTGGACAGTGCCTTCGACTTGGCCCTGGGTGAAGACCTGCCCGAAGAAGACCCGCTGGCAGCGCCGTCGCTTGACGAGCCGCTGGCGCAAGAACCTGTGCTGGACGAGCCGGTACTGCAACAACCGGTACTGGATGAGCCCGCCTTGGAAGAGGTTCAGCCAGAGGAAGCGCCATTTGCCCTGGACGCCGAGCTGCAAGCCGACGCCGATTTCGAAGCTATGTTGGCCCAGGCCGAGCCACAGCCAGCCGTGGACTTGTCCGATTTCGACCTCGATGTCAGCGAGCCGGTTACCCCGGCCGCTCCGGACGCGGTCGCAGAGGCCCCGGTAGATGTCGCCGCCGAGCTGGCGGCCTTCGACAGCGAGCCCGCATTCGACCCGCTGTCCGAGTTCGACCTGCCGTCCGACTTCGACCTGTCGCTGTCGCTGGAAGACGATTCGCCGGCCGCCAAGAGCTTTGCTTCGGAGCTGAACGACGTCAACGCCGAGCTGGACAAGTTGTCGCAAAACCTCGAGTCGCCGTCGCTGGAGCCGCACTTCACCACGGAAGACGCGGTTGCCCAGCCAGAGCCCGAGCCGTTGGACGACCTGGACTTCGACTTCTTCTCTGGCAGCGACGAAGTGGCCACCAAGCTTGACCTGGCACGCGCCTATATCGACATGGGCGACAACCAGGGTGCGCGGGACATCCTCGACGAAGTGGTCAAGGATGGCGATAACAACCAACGCCAGGAAGCCGAAGACATGCTTTCCCGCTTGGTTTGA
- the accD gene encoding acetyl-CoA carboxylase, carboxyltransferase subunit beta: protein MSNWLVDKLIPSIMRSEVKKSSVPEGLWHKCPACEAVLYRPELEKTLDVCPKCNHHMRIGARARIDIFLDAEGRAELGAELEPVDRLKFRDGKKYKDRLTGAQKQTGEKDALISMSGTLMGMPIVVSAFEFSFMGGSMGAIVGERFVRAANYALEHRCPMVCFSASGGARMQEALISLMQMAKTSAVLARLREEGIPFISVLTDPVYGGVSASLAMLGDVIVGEPKALIGFAGPRVIEQTVREKLPEGFQRSEFLLEHGAIDLIISRGELRPRLARLLAQMTGQETPEQALEAAAVA, encoded by the coding sequence ATGAGCAACTGGTTAGTCGACAAACTGATCCCTTCGATCATGCGTTCCGAGGTGAAGAAGAGCTCGGTGCCTGAAGGCCTGTGGCACAAGTGCCCCGCCTGCGAGGCCGTGCTGTATCGTCCGGAGCTGGAAAAGACCCTGGATGTCTGCCCCAAGTGCAACCACCACATGCGTATCGGCGCACGTGCACGTATCGACATCTTCCTCGACGCCGAAGGCCGTGCCGAGCTTGGCGCCGAGCTGGAGCCGGTCGACCGCCTGAAGTTCCGTGATGGCAAGAAGTACAAGGACCGTTTGACCGGTGCCCAGAAGCAGACCGGCGAAAAAGACGCACTCATCTCCATGAGCGGCACCCTGATGGGCATGCCGATCGTGGTCAGCGCCTTCGAGTTCTCGTTCATGGGCGGCTCCATGGGTGCCATCGTCGGCGAACGTTTCGTGCGTGCCGCCAACTACGCCCTGGAGCACCGCTGCCCGATGGTCTGCTTCTCCGCTTCGGGCGGTGCGCGCATGCAGGAAGCGCTGATCTCGCTGATGCAGATGGCCAAGACTTCGGCGGTGCTGGCGCGCCTGCGCGAAGAAGGCATCCCGTTCATCTCGGTGCTGACCGACCCGGTGTACGGTGGTGTTTCCGCCAGTTTGGCCATGCTCGGTGACGTGATCGTCGGCGAGCCGAAGGCGCTGATCGGCTTCGCCGGCCCGCGCGTGATCGAGCAGACCGTGCGCGAAAAGCTGCCAGAAGGCTTCCAGCGCAGCGAGTTCCTGCTGGAGCACGGCGCCATCGACCTGATCATTTCCCGTGGCGAACTGCGCCCGCGTCTGGCCCGCCTGCTGGCGCAGATGACCGGTCAGGAAACCCCGGAACAAGCGCTTGAGGCGGCAGCTGTCGCGTGA
- the truA gene encoding tRNA pseudouridine(38-40) synthase TruA, with amino-acid sequence MLLDIIDTAAAESAAEGYSRIALGVEYKGARYRGWQRQASGVPSVQQALEQALSTVANEPISVICAGRTDAGVHGCGQIVHFDTSAVRDERAWTMGTNFNLPHDISVVWSRPMPADFHARFKACARRYRYVIYNDPIRPAHLAEEVTWNHRPLDVERMAEAAQYLLGTHDFSAFRASQCQAKSPIKHIYHLRVTRHGQMIVLDVRATAFLHHMVRNIAGVLMAIGAGERPVSWAREVLEGRNRREGGVTAHPYGLYLVQVEYPEEYVLPKRYIGPHFLTGYEALAD; translated from the coding sequence ATGCTCTTGGACATCATCGACACCGCCGCCGCTGAATCCGCGGCCGAAGGCTACTCCCGCATCGCCCTGGGCGTGGAATACAAAGGCGCGCGTTACCGTGGCTGGCAACGCCAGGCCAGTGGCGTGCCCAGTGTTCAGCAGGCGCTGGAGCAAGCGCTGTCCACGGTGGCCAACGAGCCGATTTCGGTAATTTGCGCCGGGCGCACCGATGCCGGTGTACACGGCTGCGGGCAGATCGTGCACTTCGACACCAGCGCCGTGCGTGACGAGCGCGCCTGGACCATGGGCACTAACTTCAACCTGCCCCATGACATCAGCGTGGTCTGGTCGCGGCCAATGCCGGCCGACTTCCATGCTCGCTTCAAGGCCTGTGCCCGGCGTTACCGCTACGTCATCTACAACGACCCGATCCGCCCGGCGCACCTGGCTGAGGAAGTCACCTGGAACCACCGCCCGCTGGATGTCGAGCGCATGGCCGAAGCCGCGCAGTATTTGCTCGGTACCCACGACTTCAGCGCCTTCCGTGCCAGCCAGTGCCAGGCCAAGTCGCCGATCAAACACATCTATCACCTGCGCGTCACTCGCCACGGCCAGATGATCGTGCTGGATGTTCGCGCCACCGCCTTCCTGCACCACATGGTGCGTAACATTGCCGGTGTATTGATGGCCATCGGCGCTGGCGAGCGCCCGGTCAGCTGGGCGCGTGAGGTGCTGGAAGGGCGTAATCGCCGCGAAGGCGGGGTCACGGCGCACCCGTATGGGCTTTACCTGGTGCAGGTGGAGTACCCCGAGGAGTATGTACTGCCCAAGCGTTACATCGGCCCACACTTTTTGACGGGCTACGAGGCATTGGCAGACTGA
- the folC gene encoding bifunctional tetrahydrofolate synthase/dihydrofolate synthase: MKQRTLGEWLAYLEQLHPSAIDMGLGRSQQVLARLALGKLAPRVVTVTGTNGKGSTCAFVASLLRAQGLKVGVYSSPHLLRYNERVLIDGQEASDKRLCEAFAAVEAARGDISLTYFEMGTLAAFWLFYQSQLDAVVLEVGLGGRLDTVNVVDADLALVTSIGVDHVDYLGDTRELVAFEKAGIFRAGKPALCGDLDPPQPLLDKAAELAAPLFLRGRDFDLASADGHWNWRGTAADGGQVELRDLPLLDLPMENATLALQAYLLMGLPWDAGQIRQALLDTRITGRLDRRLLHWQGMPVQLLLDVGHNPHAAAYLARRLAAGPLKGRRLAVFGLLADKDLSGVVAPLLGLVDDWAVAPLDTPRSRPAAELATALTNLGATVKSYASVDAALEGQCAQATADDQILLFGSFFCVAQALEWLARHAQEGGVDGSAG; this comes from the coding sequence ATGAAACAACGAACCCTGGGCGAATGGCTCGCCTACCTCGAGCAGTTGCACCCCTCGGCCATCGACATGGGCCTGGGGCGGTCGCAGCAGGTGCTGGCCCGGCTGGCGCTGGGCAAGCTGGCGCCACGCGTGGTGACGGTCACCGGCACCAACGGCAAGGGCTCGACCTGCGCCTTCGTGGCCTCGCTGCTGCGTGCCCAGGGGCTGAAGGTCGGCGTGTACAGCTCGCCGCACCTGTTGCGTTACAACGAGCGAGTGCTGATCGATGGCCAAGAGGCCAGCGATAAGCGCCTGTGCGAAGCCTTCGCTGCCGTCGAGGCGGCGCGGGGCGATATTTCCCTGACCTATTTCGAGATGGGCACCTTGGCCGCATTCTGGTTGTTCTACCAGTCGCAGCTGGATGCCGTGGTGCTCGAAGTGGGCCTTGGTGGCCGCTTGGACACCGTAAACGTGGTGGATGCCGACTTGGCCCTGGTGACCAGCATTGGCGTCGACCATGTCGATTACCTGGGTGATACCCGCGAGTTGGTGGCGTTCGAGAAGGCTGGCATTTTCCGTGCGGGCAAACCGGCCCTGTGCGGCGACCTGGACCCACCCCAGCCGTTGCTGGACAAGGCTGCCGAACTGGCTGCGCCGTTGTTCCTGCGCGGGCGTGATTTCGACCTGGCCAGTGCCGATGGCCACTGGAACTGGCGCGGTACGGCGGCGGATGGTGGGCAGGTAGAGTTGCGCGACCTGCCGTTGCTCGACCTGCCCATGGAGAACGCCACGCTGGCCCTGCAGGCCTACCTGCTGATGGGCTTGCCCTGGGACGCTGGGCAAATTCGCCAGGCGTTGCTGGACACCCGCATCACCGGGCGCCTCGACCGGCGGCTGTTGCACTGGCAGGGCATGCCGGTGCAGCTGCTGCTGGATGTCGGGCACAACCCGCACGCCGCAGCGTACCTGGCTCGGCGCCTGGCTGCTGGGCCGCTCAAGGGGCGTCGTCTGGCCGTGTTCGGCCTGCTCGCCGACAAGGACCTGAGCGGTGTTGTCGCGCCGTTGCTGGGGCTGGTCGACGACTGGGCCGTGGCGCCGCTGGACACCCCGCGCAGCCGTCCGGCTGCGGAGCTGGCCACGGCCTTGACGAACCTCGGTGCCACAGTGAAGTCTTATGCCAGCGTCGACGCCGCCCTTGAAGGGCAATGTGCGCAGGCGACGGCGGATGACCAGATCTTGCTGTTCGGTTCGTTTTTCTGTGTCGCCCAGGCGCTGGAATGGCTGGCGCGGCACGCCCAGGAGGGTGGAGTAGATGGCAGTGCTGGATAA
- the purF gene encoding amidophosphoribosyltransferase, translated as MCGIVGIVGKSNVNQALYDALTVLQHRGQDAAGIVTSHDGRLFLRKDNGLVRDVFQQRHMQRLVGSIGIGHVRYPTAGSSTSAEAQPFYVNSPYGITLAHNGNLTNVEQLAKEIYESDLRHVNTNSDSEVLLNVFAHELAVRGKLQPTEEDVFAAVSHVHSRCVGGYAVVAMITGYGIVGFRDPNGIRPVVFGQRHTDEGVEYMIASESVALDVLGFTLIRDLAPGEAVYITEEGQLFTKQCATNPQLQPCIFEHVYLARPDSIMDGVSVYKARLRMGEKLADKITRERPEHDIDVVIPIPDTSRTAALELANRLGVKFREGFVKNRYIGRTFIMPGQAARKKSVRQKLNAIELEFRGKNVMLVDDSIVRGTTCKQIIQMAREAGAKNVYFCSAAPAVRYPNVYGIDMPSVHELIAHNRTTEQVAELIGADWLVYQDLPDLIDSVGGGKVKIDHFDCAVFNGEYVTGDIDDAYLERIEQARNDLAKVKNQAVSAIIDLYNN; from the coding sequence ATGTGTGGCATCGTCGGTATCGTCGGTAAGTCGAACGTCAATCAGGCGCTGTATGACGCGCTTACGGTCCTCCAGCACCGCGGCCAGGACGCTGCCGGTATCGTGACCAGCCATGACGGCCGGTTGTTCCTGCGCAAGGATAATGGCCTGGTGCGCGATGTCTTCCAGCAGCGCCATATGCAGCGCCTGGTCGGCAGCATCGGCATTGGCCACGTGCGCTACCCAACTGCGGGCAGCTCGACCTCGGCCGAAGCCCAGCCGTTCTATGTCAACTCCCCGTACGGCATCACCCTGGCACACAACGGCAACCTGACCAACGTCGAACAGCTGGCCAAGGAGATCTACGAGTCCGATCTGCGCCACGTCAACACCAACTCCGACTCGGAAGTGCTGTTGAACGTGTTCGCCCACGAGCTGGCGGTGCGCGGCAAGCTGCAGCCGACCGAAGAGGACGTGTTTGCCGCTGTTTCCCACGTGCACAGCCGCTGCGTTGGCGGTTACGCCGTGGTGGCGATGATCACCGGCTACGGCATCGTCGGCTTCCGCGACCCCAACGGCATCCGCCCAGTAGTATTCGGCCAGCGTCACACCGACGAAGGCGTGGAGTACATGATCGCCTCGGAAAGCGTGGCCCTGGACGTGCTCGGTTTCACCCTGATCCGCGACCTGGCGCCGGGCGAAGCGGTGTACATCACCGAAGAAGGCCAGCTGTTCACCAAGCAGTGCGCGACCAACCCGCAATTGCAGCCGTGCATCTTCGAGCACGTCTACCTGGCCCGCCCGGACTCCATCATGGACGGCGTGTCGGTGTACAAGGCCCGTCTGCGCATGGGCGAAAAACTGGCTGACAAGATTACCCGCGAGCGGCCTGAGCACGATATCGACGTGGTCATCCCGATCCCGGACACCAGCCGCACGGCTGCGCTGGAGCTGGCCAACCGCCTGGGCGTGAAGTTCCGCGAAGGCTTCGTCAAGAACCGTTACATCGGCCGTACCTTCATCATGCCTGGCCAGGCCGCGCGCAAAAAGTCGGTCCGCCAGAAGCTCAACGCCATCGAGCTGGAATTCCGCGGCAAGAACGTGATGCTGGTGGACGACTCGATCGTGCGCGGCACCACCTGCAAGCAGATCATTCAGATGGCCCGTGAAGCCGGCGCCAAAAATGTCTATTTCTGCTCCGCAGCCCCAGCAGTACGCTACCCCAACGTCTACGGCATCGACATGCCGAGTGTTCACGAACTGATCGCCCACAACCGTACCACCGAACAGGTGGCCGAGTTGATCGGCGCCGACTGGCTGGTCTACCAGGACCTGCCGGACCTGATCGACTCGGTCGGTGGCGGCAAGGTCAAGATCGATCACTTCGATTGCGCGGTATTCAATGGTGAGTATGTCACTGGCGATATCGACGACGCCTACCTCGAGCGTATCGAGCAGGCGCGTAATGACCTGGCCAAGGTCAAGAACCAGGCAGTCAGCGCGATCATCGACCTCTACAACAACTGA
- a CDS encoding phosphoribosylanthranilate isomerase, which produces MSNVRSKICGITRIEDALAAAAAGADAIGLVFYAKSPRAVNVRQARAIIAELPPFVTTVGLFVNASRCELEEILEVVPLDLLQFHGDETPQDCEGYHRPWIKALRVRPGDDLEAACQLYAGARGILLDTYVAGVPGGTGEAFDWSLVPARLSKPIILAGGLSADNVGQAIAQVQPYAVDVSGGVEQAKGIKDAAKIEAFMRAVKQA; this is translated from the coding sequence ATGAGCAATGTTCGCAGCAAGATCTGCGGGATTACCCGCATCGAAGACGCATTGGCCGCTGCCGCAGCGGGGGCCGATGCCATCGGCTTGGTCTTCTATGCCAAAAGCCCGCGTGCCGTGAATGTGCGCCAGGCACGGGCGATCATCGCCGAGCTGCCGCCATTCGTGACCACGGTCGGGCTGTTCGTCAACGCCTCGCGTTGCGAGCTTGAAGAGATCCTCGAAGTGGTTCCGCTGGACCTGCTACAGTTCCACGGCGACGAAACCCCTCAGGACTGCGAAGGCTACCACCGCCCCTGGATCAAAGCCCTGCGCGTGCGCCCGGGCGACGACCTTGAGGCAGCCTGCCAGCTGTACGCCGGTGCCCGGGGCATTCTGCTGGATACTTACGTAGCCGGTGTGCCCGGGGGCACCGGTGAAGCGTTCGATTGGTCATTGGTGCCGGCGCGCCTGAGCAAGCCCATTATCCTGGCGGGCGGGCTGTCGGCCGACAATGTCGGCCAGGCCATTGCCCAGGTACAGCCTTATGCGGTGGATGTCAGTGGCGGCGTGGAGCAGGCCAAGGGCATCAAGGATGCCGCGAAGATCGAGGCGTTCATGCGTGCGGTAAAGCAGGCGTAA
- a CDS encoding aspartate-semialdehyde dehydrogenase, which translates to MTHPLDIAVVGATGSVGEALVQILEELDFPVATLHLLASMESAGSSVMFAGKKLKVREVDSFDFAQVKLAFFATGAAVSRSFAGKALQAGCTVIDLSGGLDDALALVPEANAERLAGLALPARIVSPCSAAVALAVALAPLKGLLDIERVQVMAALAVSAQGREAVTELARQTAELLNARPLEPRFFDRQVAFNLLAQVGAADEQGHTALERRLVSELRVLLGLPELKISVSCVQVPVFFGDSFSVAVQSRRPVDLQAINQALEAADSIELVERDDYPTPVGDAVGQDVVYVGRVRHGVDEDQQLNLWLTTDNVRKGAALNAVQVAQLLIKHMP; encoded by the coding sequence ATGACACACCCTTTGGATATCGCCGTCGTTGGCGCCACCGGCAGCGTCGGTGAAGCCTTGGTGCAGATCCTCGAAGAGCTCGATTTTCCGGTCGCTACCCTGCACCTGCTGGCCAGCATGGAATCGGCGGGCAGCAGCGTGATGTTCGCCGGCAAGAAACTGAAGGTGCGCGAAGTGGACAGTTTCGACTTCGCCCAGGTCAAGCTGGCCTTCTTCGCTACCGGCGCCGCGGTTAGCCGCAGCTTCGCCGGCAAGGCGCTGCAGGCGGGTTGCACGGTCATCGATCTGTCCGGCGGGCTGGACGACGCGTTGGCCCTGGTGCCTGAAGCCAACGCCGAGCGCCTGGCCGGCCTGGCGCTGCCGGCACGCATTGTCAGCCCGTGTTCGGCTGCAGTTGCCTTAGCGGTCGCATTGGCGCCACTCAAGGGCCTGCTGGACATCGAGCGGGTGCAGGTGATGGCCGCGCTGGCGGTGTCTGCGCAAGGCCGTGAAGCGGTCACCGAGCTGGCCCGGCAAACCGCCGAGCTGCTCAATGCGCGGCCGCTGGAGCCGCGCTTCTTCGACCGTCAGGTGGCGTTCAACCTGCTGGCCCAGGTCGGGGCCGCCGATGAACAAGGCCATACAGCGCTGGAACGCCGCCTAGTCAGCGAGCTGCGTGTGCTGCTGGGCCTGCCTGAACTGAAGATTTCCGTGAGCTGCGTTCAAGTCCCGGTGTTTTTTGGCGATAGCTTCAGTGTGGCGGTACAGAGCCGTCGCCCGGTCGATCTGCAGGCGATCAACCAGGCCCTCGAGGCGGCCGACAGCATCGAGCTGGTGGAACGTGATGATTATCCGACCCCGGTAGGTGACGCAGTCGGCCAAGACGTGGTCTATGTTGGTCGTGTACGGCACGGTGTTGATGAAGACCAGCAGCTCAACCTCTGGCTAACTACTGACAACGTGCGCAAAGGCGCCGCGCTCAATGCGGTGCAAGTGGCGCAATTGTTGATTAAACACATGCCGTAA
- a CDS encoding SPOR domain-containing protein has product MAVLDKGMKQRMVGALVLVALAVIFLPMLFTREDEMRQVRVEAPQAPAMPSLPEVKVEPVVVPEPQVIPEQPQQAPVVVNESTAPASTPSQPITPSPQTQVQVQPAKPQAPAPAAKVEAKPAAAPAPAAPSKIDVNGLPVSWSIQLASLSNRAGAEKLQQTLRSQGYNAYIRSAGGMNRVYVGPLIERAEAERVRDAINRQNSLKGFVVRFQPERS; this is encoded by the coding sequence ATGGCAGTGCTGGATAAAGGGATGAAACAGCGCATGGTGGGTGCGCTGGTGCTGGTGGCGCTGGCGGTGATTTTCTTGCCGATGCTGTTCACCCGCGAGGACGAGATGCGCCAAGTGCGCGTCGAAGCCCCCCAGGCACCGGCAATGCCTAGCCTACCGGAAGTGAAGGTGGAGCCGGTTGTGGTGCCGGAGCCGCAGGTCATCCCGGAGCAGCCCCAGCAGGCGCCGGTGGTGGTCAACGAGTCAACTGCGCCGGCCAGCACGCCCAGCCAGCCAATCACGCCGTCGCCGCAAACCCAGGTGCAGGTCCAGCCGGCCAAGCCGCAGGCGCCCGCGCCAGCGGCCAAAGTCGAGGCCAAGCCTGCTGCAGCGCCAGCGCCAGCCGCGCCCTCGAAAATCGACGTCAATGGCCTGCCGGTCAGCTGGTCGATTCAGTTGGCCAGTCTGTCCAACCGCGCCGGTGCCGAAAAGCTCCAGCAAACCTTGCGTAGCCAAGGTTATAACGCCTATATCCGCTCGGCAGGTGGCATGAACCGGGTGTATGTGGGGCCGCTGATCGAGCGTGCGGAGGCTGAGCGCGTGCGTGACGCGATCAACCGCCAGAACAGCCTCAAGGGCTTTGTGGTGCGCTTCCAGCCCGAGCGCAGCTGA
- a CDS encoding CvpA family protein has translation MAFTLVDWAIIAIIAVSTLISLKRGFVKEALSLLIWIIAGAVAWMFGGSLSVYLESYIQTPSMRVIAGCAILFVATLLVGAMINFLIGELIRVTGLSGTDRFLGMAFGAARGALLVVVAIGLISLGPVQQDTWWQESRLIPQFLLVADWSKNLILGFTGQWTPSGLIGTPADLPFKEQLLGPAKP, from the coding sequence GTGGCATTTACCCTGGTTGATTGGGCGATCATCGCGATCATCGCCGTCTCCACACTGATCAGTCTCAAGCGCGGCTTCGTCAAGGAAGCCTTGTCCTTGCTCATCTGGATCATTGCCGGTGCGGTTGCCTGGATGTTCGGCGGTTCGCTCTCGGTGTATCTTGAAAGCTACATTCAAACACCGTCGATGCGCGTCATCGCTGGCTGCGCCATTCTTTTCGTCGCCACCTTGCTGGTGGGGGCCATGATCAACTTCCTCATCGGTGAGCTGATCCGTGTGACCGGGCTGTCCGGCACCGATCGTTTCCTGGGCATGGCCTTCGGCGCCGCGCGCGGGGCCTTGCTGGTGGTGGTGGCCATCGGGCTGATTAGCCTGGGGCCGGTTCAACAAGACACCTGGTGGCAGGAATCACGCCTGATACCACAATTTCTCTTGGTCGCCGATTGGTCGAAAAACCTGATCCTGGGTTTTACAGGCCAGTGGACACCGAGTGGGCTGATCGGCACTCCGGCTGATCTTCCGTTCAAGGAACAGTTGCTCGGGCCGGCAAAGCCCTGA